DNA from Thermodesulfobacteriota bacterium:
CTCGCTCAGCGTAAGCTTGACTATACTTGCTATCAATATCTATTGCTTTGGAATAGTTTTGAATTGCCTGTTCAGGTTGTCCCATTGTGAGATTGGCCGCAGCCATTAAGTAGTATGCCTCTATGTTATTCTTATCGGCCTGGATTGCTTTATTATAATTTTCAACAGCTTTTTCTATATTGCCCTGCATATACTGCTCAAACCCTTTTTCCGTGTATTCTTTAGAGGTTTGAGCAACCGCGATTAGCGGCAGAAAGATTAATATTATAAGTAGTATTATCTTATTCATTTGGACGAAGTATAGCATATTATTTCAAATATTTGATTAATATTAGCTCCTATCCACTGGTTATTTCAGGACCTATTTTAAAGCATCCCACAAGACTTGTGCTGGGTGAAGGGCGTGGCGGTGAGTACCGTCTTTAATTTGATGGCGGCAGCTGGTTCCAGGTGCTACGACAATCACCTCTTCGCCGTGCTTTCTAACTGTTGGTAGCAGTACAAGCTCACCTACTTTCATGGATACATCAAAATGCTCGCTCTCATATCCGAATGATCCTGCCATTCCACAGCAGCCAGATGGTATCATATCCACACTATAATTTTCTGGTATTGATAGCATTTTCTTTGAATGATCTAGGGTGGTTAGAGCTTTTTGCTGACAATGGCCATGAAAAATTAGCTGTCTTTCCTGATCATTGAACATATCTGATGTGATATTGCCCTTATCAATTTCGTTAGATATAAACTCATCAAAAATATAGGTGTGTTTAGCAATATCCTTAGCAGCTTCTTTCACATCCGGATCTGCCAGATCTGGATACTCGTCTCTAAAACTGAGCACTGCAGAAGGTTCAATTCCAACAAGTGGGGTATCTTCTGAGATAAGATCTTTAAATATTCTAAGATTATTATTGGCTATGACCTTGGCCTCACGTATTAAGCCTTTAGAGATATGAGCCCTGCCGCTTTCATCGTGTTCGATGACTTGTGGATAATAACCAAGTTTATCGAGAAGCTTAATCATAGTTATGCCAATCTCTGCATCTAGATAGTTAGTAAACTCATCGCAGAAAACATAAACTTTGCCTTTATCACCTGAAGTGAATGAACTTTTGTTCTTTTTGTACCAATTTCTGACTGTTTGCAGTGAGAGTGGGGGTACGGACCGTCCTTGAGCAAATCCAGTGAGTTTTTTGATAATAGGTGCTGTTATAGAATTTGTGAACATAAAATTGTAGGCCTGAGGGAAAATGGAATTGTATTTTGCGAACATATTAAAATTCGCAATCATCCTTGAGCGCATAGGCACACCGTGTTTGTCGTAGTAGTGCTGCAAAAACTCAGCCTTAAGTTTTGCTATATCTACATCAGATGGGCATTCGGACTTACAGCCTTTGCATGATAAACACAGATCAAGGACCTCATGAATCTCCTCACTCTGGAAAGGGTCTACCTCGGATGAGCGGGTGAATATCTCTCTTAGCATATTCGCTCTAGCTCTTGTGACGTGGCGTTCATCACGAGTAGCCATATAAGATGGACACATTGTACCACCGGCATGTTCTGTTTTTCGACACTCTGCAGTCCCGTTACATCTTTCAGCATGGCGCACAAATCCCTCTGTGCCCCAGTCAAACACAGTATCAAAACTAGGTTCTTTATATCCCTCGTCATATCTTAGATTTATATTATTTCTTGGTGCATCCACAATTTTTGTAGGATTGAAAATACCTTGTGGGTCCCAAGTTGCTTTTATCTCCTTCATTAGGCCGTAAATTTTCTCGCCTAGCATAAACTCAGTGAATTCTCCCCTGAGCCATCCAGTCCCGTGTTCACCGGAGAGAAAGCCTTTATATTTTTTAACTATTTTGGCAGTCTCAAGCGTTATATCTCTAAATAACTTGATTCCCTCTTTGGTTTTTGTATTGAAATAAGGAGTAATATGAAGCTCACCCGCACTAGCGTGAGCGTAGTACATAACTGGAAGATTGTTTCTCTTTAATAGATCGTCTACATCTTGGATAAAATCTGGTAGATCATCAATAGACACTGCACAGTCATCAATATTTGTTGCGGGTTTTTCGTCTCCCTCAACGTTTGATGCAACTCCTAAAGCTGCATTTCGTAGATGCCAGACATGATCTACATCTTCTCCTGTAATTATTGGAAAATGATATCCATAACCTGCTTCTTTTACGTCGTTAATAATTTTTTCTATCTTTTGCTTAGATTCTTCTTGGGTATCACCAGCAACTTCGACAAT
Protein-coding regions in this window:
- a CDS encoding tetratricopeptide repeat protein; this encodes MNKIILLIILIFLPLIAVAQTSKEYTEKGFEQYMQGNIEKAVENYNKAIQADKNNIEAYYLMAAANLTMGQPEQAIQNYSKAIDIDSKYSQAYAER
- a CDS encoding FAD-linked oxidase C-terminal domain-containing protein; protein product: MSSNGASNNFNIQTSDWEKLKQQISGDLYHSHKVRTLYATDASSYRMLPSAVALPKSHEDIKKLVDFSIEKNIPLTPRAAGTSLSGQPIGRGIVVDVGRYLNQVLEVNKDEKWARIHPGVIRNELNEHLEPYDLFFGPETSTQNRAMIGGMMGNNSCGANSVVYRDSRTHLLEVKGFLADGSEVVFGELTKGEFEAKCSGDESLLETKLYQQIRDILSDDANQKEIQENFPDQKIFRRNTGYALDVLSRMEPFKEGGEPFNFCKLIAGSAGTLVFISELKVNLVDHPPAHRTLSCINFKTLDSALRANIAICQHTIMSCELIDDYTIECARENPLLNEELFFLKDKPGAVLIVEVAGDTQEESKQKIEKIINDVKEAGYGYHFPIITGEDVDHVWHLRNAALGVASNVEGDEKPATNIDDCAVSIDDLPDFIQDVDDLLKRNNLPVMYYAHASAGELHITPYFNTKTKEGIKLFRDITLETAKIVKKYKGFLSGEHGTGWLRGEFTEFMLGEKIYGLMKEIKATWDPQGIFNPTKIVDAPRNNINLRYDEGYKEPSFDTVFDWGTEGFVRHAERCNGTAECRKTEHAGGTMCPSYMATRDERHVTRARANMLREIFTRSSEVDPFQSEEIHEVLDLCLSCKGCKSECPSDVDIAKLKAEFLQHYYDKHGVPMRSRMIANFNMFAKYNSIFPQAYNFMFTNSITAPIIKKLTGFAQGRSVPPLSLQTVRNWYKKNKSSFTSGDKGKVYVFCDEFTNYLDAEIGITMIKLLDKLGYYPQVIEHDESGRAHISKGLIREAKVIANNNLRIFKDLISEDTPLVGIEPSAVLSFRDEYPDLADPDVKEAAKDIAKHTYIFDEFISNEIDKGNITSDMFNDQERQLIFHGHCQQKALTTLDHSKKMLSIPENYSVDMIPSGCCGMAGSFGYESEHFDVSMKVGELVLLPTVRKHGEEVIVVAPGTSCRHQIKDGTHRHALHPAQVLWDALK